The window TCGAGCGCTTCACCACACTGGAAGACGACCTCGGCAAGCGCTGCGAATCGATGATGCGCGAGCGGCTCGACATCGGAAAGACCCTCGAATCGATGGAGACCGAGGTCGATGCGGTGAGCGGCGCCCACGAGAGCGCGCGCAACGAGCTGCACGCGTGCGAGGTCGAGCGCGCCCACTACCAGGCCACGTATGAGGAGCACCGCACCCGCCTCGAAGAGCTCGAGGTCACCGCCCAGGAACTGCGGGCGGCCACGGCCGAGTTCAAGGAGGAGGGCGGCCCCACAGACATCGCCCACGCGCCAGCCGAGATCCAGCGGTTGCGCAACGCCATCCGCAACTTCGGCGCCGTGAACCTCGGCGCCATGGAGGACTACGAGCGCCTCAAAGAGCGCCACGCCGAGATGACCGAGCAGATCGAGGACCTGGAGAAAGCCTCTGCCTCGCTCAAAGACGTCATGGCCGAGATGGATCAGGCCTCGACCCGTCAGTTCGCCGAGACCTTCAAGAAGGTGCGCGCGTACTTCACGGAGCTCTTCACGGAGCTCTTCAACGGGGGTCAGGCCGACCTCATCCTCACGAAACCGGAAGACCTGCTCGAAACGGGCGTTGACATCATGGCTCAACCGCCCGGGAAGCGCCTGCAGAACCTCTCGCTGCTCTCGAGCGGAGAGAAGGCGCTCACCGCCATCGCCTTCCTGCTGGCGCTGCTGAAGGCTCGTCCGTCACCGTTCGTGGTGCTCGACGAGCTCGACGCGCCCCTCGATGACACCAATGTCGAGCGGGTGGCCCGAAAGTTCGAGGAGTTCTCGGAGCAGACGCAGTTCATCACCATCACGCACAACCGCAAGACCATGGAGTACGCACGTGTGCTCTACGGCGTCACCGCGGGAGAGCCTGGCGTGTCACGCCTGGTGGCCGTCTCCCTCGAGGAAGCGCAACGCGAGGCGCACACCGACCAGCCCGCCATCGAAGAGGATGAGGTGCTTGCGGCCCGCTGATGGGCTCAGCGGCTGTTCGAGCAGGAAGACGAGCCAATTCCCGGATGGATGGCTCCGGCACGCCAGTTCAGGATGGAGTCAGGGGTGGGCAGGGTGTCCTTGAACCGGTCAACGACGTGACATGGCTCGGGCTCAGAGAGCCCATAGCCACGGCGATGCGCGGCCTCGAGTGCGGCACGCACGCGCTTGTCGGGTGATGGGTACGACCTGGCCTCTCCGAAACGATCTTCATAGGGATTGACCAGGCTGGCATAGCGAGAGCGATGCACGTAACCGCTTCCCGGCTGGCTCACCCGCGGATGCTCCACGAGGCGGGGATCACGCCAGGTGCGGCTCTCTCCTGGGCGAAGGATCGACTCCCCCAGCGACCCCTCGGCACGTGGCTCTGCATCGACGGGGTCG is drawn from Pseudomonadota bacterium and contains these coding sequences:
- a CDS encoding chromosome segregation protein SMC yields the protein ERFTTLEDDLGKRCESMMRERLDIGKTLESMETEVDAVSGAHESARNELHACEVERAHYQATYEEHRTRLEELEVTAQELRAATAEFKEEGGPTDIAHAPAEIQRLRNAIRNFGAVNLGAMEDYERLKERHAEMTEQIEDLEKASASLKDVMAEMDQASTRQFAETFKKVRAYFTELFTELFNGGQADLILTKPEDLLETGVDIMAQPPGKRLQNLSLLSSGEKALTAIAFLLALLKARPSPFVVLDELDAPLDDTNVERVARKFEEFSEQTQFITITHNRKTMEYARVLYGVTAGEPGVSRLVAVSLEEAQREAHTDQPAIEEDEVLAAR